A portion of the Clostridium gelidum genome contains these proteins:
- a CDS encoding HAD family hydrolase, giving the protein MIKMVAFDFDGTIADSIPMCIKAFKKAISPYAGHELTKSEILQTFGLNEIGMVKAVVKDNWKLALQDFYFYYEKMHNSCTEPFPQICDLIKYLKEKNIIVALITGKGQKSCDISLNKLGMENYFSDIMVGDEIHLNKEESILKLLKKYSVKNDEFYYVGDALSDVSSCREIGVTCLSAAWSDSVDLEELKKINMTYIFNNIYSLKIFLESKLS; this is encoded by the coding sequence ATGATTAAAATGGTGGCATTTGATTTTGACGGAACAATAGCTGACTCAATTCCTATGTGTATTAAAGCATTCAAAAAAGCCATATCACCTTATGCAGGACATGAGCTCACAAAATCTGAGATTCTTCAGACATTTGGTCTTAATGAGATAGGAATGGTTAAAGCAGTTGTAAAAGACAATTGGAAGTTAGCTCTTCAAGATTTCTATTTTTATTATGAGAAAATGCATAATAGCTGCACTGAACCTTTTCCACAGATATGTGATTTAATTAAGTACTTGAAAGAGAAAAATATTATTGTAGCATTGATTACCGGAAAAGGACAAAAAAGCTGTGATATCTCTTTAAATAAGTTAGGTATGGAAAATTACTTTAGTGACATAATGGTAGGAGATGAAATACATCTTAATAAAGAAGAATCTATTTTAAAGCTGCTAAAAAAATACTCTGTTAAGAATGATGAGTTTTATTATGTAGGTGATGCACTTTCAGATGTATCATCTTGTAGAGAGATTGGTGTAACCTGTCTATCAGCAGCATGGTCAGATAGTGTTGACTTGGAAGAACTAAAAAAAATTAATATGACTTATATATTTAACAATATTTATAGTTTAAAGATATTTTTAGAATCAAAACTATCATAA
- a CDS encoding sugar O-acetyltransferase, whose protein sequence is MKTELEKCMAGENYKCHDEIFLGYKKIAKTLLTKYNSLPYDHKSEKREVLEHLFGSIGTNVSVGSPFICDYGCNIYLGNNVSVNMNCIFVDCNKITIGNNVLIASNVQIYTATHPIELEERLTPNWNQESGEYFCRTYALPVTIGDGCWIGGGVIILPGVNIGNGTVIGAGSVVTKDIPENSVAVGNPCRVIRKINGACKHD, encoded by the coding sequence ATGAAAACAGAACTAGAAAAATGTATGGCAGGAGAAAATTATAAGTGTCACGATGAAATTTTTTTAGGATATAAAAAGATAGCAAAAACATTACTTACAAAATATAACAGTCTTCCTTATGACCATAAGTCAGAAAAAAGAGAAGTTTTAGAGCACCTCTTTGGTAGTATAGGTACTAATGTATCAGTCGGCTCTCCATTTATCTGTGATTATGGATGCAATATTTATTTGGGTAACAATGTATCAGTTAATATGAATTGTATTTTTGTAGATTGTAACAAAATCACTATAGGCAATAATGTCCTAATTGCATCTAATGTACAAATTTATACAGCAACTCATCCCATAGAGCTGGAAGAACGATTAACACCAAATTGGAATCAAGAAAGTGGAGAATATTTTTGTCGTACCTATGCACTTCCTGTTACTATAGGTGATGGATGTTGGATTGGAGGTGGCGTCATTATTTTGCCTGGAGTAAATATTGGAAATGGTACTGTTATAGGAGCAGGTAGTGTTGTAACAAAGGATATTCCTGAAAACTCAGTAGCAGTTGGAAATCCATGTAGAGTAATTCGAAAAATTAATGGAGCTTGCAAACATGATTAA
- a CDS encoding MurR/RpiR family transcriptional regulator: MFSYNNIEKFNETEIKIYKFIVGNGEKVPYMTIRELADAIKVSTSTILRFCNKLDCDGYNEFKEKLKKYVCKIQEMPPQSDVTEILNYFNKTNTNSFEQKIEEGANFIRKAETLIFIGSGSSGALAKYAARYFSNLGKFSIGLEDTLYPITKDMKNTVVIALSVSGETKGVINLINQFKINKSNILSITNQSNCTIAQISDWNISYNMNIHEVNGGYNATTQVPALFLIEALSRRI, from the coding sequence ATGTTTTCATATAATAATATTGAAAAATTTAATGAAACTGAAATTAAGATATATAAGTTTATTGTAGGTAATGGAGAAAAAGTTCCTTATATGACAATTCGAGAATTGGCTGATGCGATTAAGGTATCTACATCAACAATCCTTAGATTCTGCAATAAATTAGACTGCGACGGATATAATGAATTCAAAGAAAAGCTTAAGAAATATGTATGTAAAATTCAGGAAATGCCACCACAAAGTGATGTGACTGAGATATTAAATTACTTTAATAAAACAAACACCAATTCCTTTGAGCAGAAAATAGAGGAAGGTGCCAATTTCATTAGAAAAGCGGAAACGCTTATATTTATAGGTTCTGGTTCATCTGGAGCACTCGCCAAATATGCAGCAAGATATTTCTCTAATTTGGGGAAGTTTTCAATAGGATTAGAAGATACGCTTTATCCAATTACAAAAGATATGAAGAATACAGTGGTAATTGCACTCTCAGTTTCAGGAGAAACAAAAGGGGTTATAAATTTAATAAATCAGTTCAAAATTAATAAATCTAATATTTTGAGCATAACAAATCAATCTAATTGTACTATTGCCCAAATATCAGACTGGAACATTTCTTACAATATGAATATACATGAAGTTAATGGTGGATACAATGCTACCACGCAGGTGCCAGCATTATTTCTCATAGAAGCATTGTCAAGAAGAATATGA
- a CDS encoding AraC family transcriptional regulator has translation MEWLKKISQAIVYIERNLTDDISYDEAAKIACCSTYYFQRMFSYIAGIPLSEYIRRRRMTSAAFDLQTSDIKVMDIGLKYGYKSPTAFNRAFQSVHGVSPTVARVQGTLLNSYPPISFSILVTGGENMSYRIETKEAIRIVGAKISLQEDMEQNQKIVPIFWDRMLGSTLFSDICELTNKDSCNILGVTAYTNPQNIYYYIAASTDKPVPNGMVEFDIPAATWVIFECNGHFKESVQTIFKRFLTEWLPFSGYEYAQLPDIEVYPVNTNDSKGGHAEVWIAIKKERSEE, from the coding sequence GTGGAATGGCTGAAAAAGATAAGTCAGGCAATTGTTTATATAGAAAGAAATTTAACTGATGATATTTCTTACGATGAAGCTGCGAAAATTGCTTGCTGCTCAACATATTATTTCCAACGTATGTTTTCTTATATTGCTGGTATCCCCTTATCTGAATATATACGACGTAGACGTATGACATCTGCAGCCTTTGATTTACAGACAAGTGATATTAAAGTGATGGATATAGGTTTAAAATATGGTTATAAATCCCCAACAGCTTTTAATCGTGCATTTCAAAGTGTTCATGGTGTGTCTCCAACTGTTGCTCGAGTACAAGGCACCTTATTAAACTCTTACCCACCAATCAGTTTTTCAATTTTAGTCACTGGAGGCGAGAATATGAGTTATAGAATTGAAACAAAAGAAGCAATAAGAATTGTTGGAGCTAAGATTTCATTACAAGAGGATATGGAACAAAACCAAAAAATTGTTCCTATATTTTGGGATAGGATGCTTGGAAGTACGTTATTTTCTGATATTTGTGAACTGACAAACAAAGATTCATGCAACATTCTTGGTGTCACAGCCTATACAAATCCGCAAAATATTTATTATTACATTGCAGCATCAACAGATAAGCCTGTACCCAATGGCATGGTTGAATTTGATATACCTGCTGCCACATGGGTGATCTTTGAATGTAACGGCCACTTTAAGGAATCAGTACAGACAATATTCAAGAGGTTTCTTACAGAATGGCTTCCCTTTTCAGGATATGAATATGCGCAACTTCCTGATATAGAAGTTTATCCTGTCAACACTAATGACTCAAAAGGCGGTCATGCGGAAGTCTGGATTGCAATTAAAAAAGAGAGAAGTGAAGAATAA
- a CDS encoding GyrI-like domain-containing protein: protein MNYEIEIRDIEPIRVAFIKYKGIATQANKVFPNVFKSIRGKSNGAPFFCYYAMDQQTNIGEMELCVPTAETPNGNGITAKNVPRIKALCVTHVGPYETIGHAYEAIDCYSRENNLTLHPPFREVYIKGPGMVLKGNPNKYITEILFPIKEEE from the coding sequence ATGAATTATGAAATTGAAATTAGAGATATTGAACCTATCAGGGTGGCTTTTATAAAATATAAAGGCATTGCTACTCAAGCAAATAAAGTATTTCCCAATGTGTTTAAATCTATTCGTGGCAAATCAAACGGCGCACCATTTTTCTGTTATTATGCGATGGATCAGCAAACGAATATAGGTGAAATGGAATTATGTGTTCCCACTGCTGAAACACCAAATGGAAATGGTATTACAGCAAAAAATGTGCCACGAATAAAGGCTCTTTGCGTTACTCATGTTGGTCCTTATGAAACTATTGGGCACGCATACGAAGCAATTGACTGTTATTCACGGGAAAATAACCTGACCTTACACCCTCCATTTCGTGAAGTTTACATCAAAGGACCAGGAATGGTCTTAAAAGGCAATCCCAATAAATATATTACAGAAATCCTGTTCCCAATTAAAGAGGAGGAATAG
- a CDS encoding ABC transporter ATP-binding protein, with product MSAIVIDKLVKEYKNGFRALDGLSLKVNSSEIFSLLGPNGAGKSSLINILTTLYKPTSGNVTMLGKDLCKDPGWVRTQIACVAQNVSIDEHLSLMENMIFQSRLYKVDSDIAKKRINTLIDSFGLSQYLKYPVASYSGGVKRRLDIAMNMISMPKVLFLDEPTVGMDITSRRAMWEVMQKIRDDFKTTIFLTTHYLEEADELSDTICIMKEGCELAQGTPRSLRQYTKQNILRIGFSDIEKAKNCAAIIAKTHILPSMTIRECSIFADTEDNQRTFQNVNKWLLEKDIYFKSIEIVQPSLEDIFLKLTGSEGR from the coding sequence ATGTCAGCAATTGTAATTGATAAATTAGTTAAAGAGTATAAAAATGGTTTCAGAGCCTTGGATGGTTTAAGTTTGAAAGTAAACTCCAGCGAAATTTTTTCCTTGCTAGGGCCAAATGGTGCAGGAAAATCGTCTCTTATAAATATATTAACAACACTTTACAAACCTACATCTGGAAATGTAACCATGTTAGGTAAAGATTTATGCAAGGATCCTGGTTGGGTCCGTACACAAATTGCCTGTGTTGCACAAAATGTTTCTATTGATGAGCATCTATCTCTTATGGAAAATATGATATTTCAAAGCAGACTTTACAAGGTGGACAGTGATATAGCTAAAAAAAGGATTAACACCCTAATTGACAGCTTTGGATTGTCACAATATTTGAAATATCCTGTTGCTTCCTACTCTGGAGGAGTAAAACGCCGATTGGATATTGCAATGAATATGATATCCATGCCTAAGGTACTTTTTTTAGACGAACCAACTGTTGGTATGGACATTACATCCCGAAGAGCCATGTGGGAAGTCATGCAAAAAATTCGAGATGATTTTAAAACAACTATTTTTCTAACCACGCATTATCTTGAAGAAGCTGATGAACTTAGTGATACCATTTGTATTATGAAAGAGGGCTGTGAATTAGCACAGGGAACACCAAGAAGTCTTAGGCAATATACTAAACAAAATATACTCCGCATAGGTTTTTCTGATATAGAAAAAGCCAAAAATTGTGCAGCGATAATTGCTAAAACACACATACTACCATCAATGACTATACGCGAATGTTCAATTTTTGCCGATACTGAAGATAATCAAAGAACTTTTCAAAATGTTAACAAATGGCTTCTAGAAAAAGATATTTATTTTAAGTCTATAGAAATTGTTCAGCCTAGCCTTGAAGATATATTCTTGAAGTTAACTGGCAGTGAAGGGAGATAA
- a CDS encoding ABC transporter permease yields MDTINILWRSMKWRFQNPISILLTIIQPLIWLVLYSAIAGESMQNMSGGNYTAFILPGIMVLVTLSCCSSGGYLNFIAKSKGSFYRILIAPVKRHSIVLGQMLDSVLLSFIEIAIMFILSLFLSVRIASGFTGLFLMLPLIFLAAFFMSGLSYAISLCLPNEVIYETIMNLIVLSIFFTSTALFPMESICGILKIAVMINPFTHIINCLRSLILGTSIDWQNLLLVTIVFICLSLGSFILALWKLKKETVI; encoded by the coding sequence ATGGATACAATCAATATTTTATGGCGCAGTATGAAGTGGCGCTTTCAAAACCCTATTTCAATCTTACTTACCATTATACAACCACTCATTTGGCTGGTTTTATATAGCGCAATCGCAGGTGAGTCTATGCAAAACATGTCCGGTGGCAACTATACAGCCTTTATTCTCCCAGGGATAATGGTGCTTGTTACACTTTCTTGTTGCAGCAGTGGCGGCTATCTCAATTTTATAGCAAAGTCTAAAGGCAGTTTCTACAGGATATTAATAGCACCTGTAAAAAGACACTCCATTGTTCTTGGACAAATGTTAGATTCAGTTTTGCTTTCATTTATTGAAATAGCTATTATGTTTATATTGTCTTTATTCTTGTCTGTACGTATTGCATCAGGATTTACTGGATTGTTTCTGATGCTGCCACTTATTTTCCTTGCAGCATTTTTTATGTCAGGTCTCTCATATGCTATTAGTCTATGTCTCCCAAATGAAGTAATTTATGAAACAATCATGAATCTCATTGTACTATCTATATTCTTTACTAGCACAGCATTATTTCCCATGGAAAGTATATGTGGAATCTTAAAAATTGCAGTAATGATAAATCCTTTCACTCATATTATAAACTGCCTGCGGAGTTTGATTTTGGGAACTTCTATTGATTGGCAAAACTTATTACTTGTGACAATCGTATTTATCTGTCTTTCCTTAGGCAGTTTTATATTAGCACTTTGGAAGCTGAAAAAAGAAACTGTTATATAA
- a CDS encoding SDR family NAD(P)-dependent oxidoreductase, protein MNKTVLITGASSGIGLELSKLFARNNYNLVIVSQNEQNLEKAKNIIHRENTKIQIYAIAKDLSKSSSPDEIFEYTVQNSIQVDILVNNAGIQVYGKFHDTNIDDILNLVNVNMFVITKLTRLFVDGMVKRGNGKILNLASTGAFQPCPLNAAYCASKSFVLYLSEAMGEELKGTGVSITTLCPGATKTNFAKRAKIEDIKIFRGKLLEPSKVAEIGYKALMKGKSLVITGLSNKLLAQSVRFIPRSMVIKIGMNMMKK, encoded by the coding sequence ATGAATAAGACCGTATTAATTACAGGTGCATCAAGTGGAATTGGGTTAGAACTTTCAAAATTATTTGCTAGAAATAATTATAATTTAGTTATAGTTTCTCAAAATGAGCAAAACCTTGAAAAAGCAAAAAATATAATTCATAGAGAAAATACTAAAATACAAATCTATGCTATTGCAAAGGATTTATCAAAGAGTTCATCTCCTGATGAAATATTTGAATATACTGTGCAAAATTCTATACAAGTGGATATTTTAGTTAATAATGCTGGAATACAGGTATATGGTAAGTTTCATGATACAAATATAGATGATATTTTAAATTTGGTGAATGTGAACATGTTTGTAATTACAAAATTAACTAGATTATTTGTTGATGGAATGGTTAAAAGAGGTAATGGAAAAATACTTAATCTTGCATCTACAGGTGCTTTTCAACCTTGTCCGTTAAATGCAGCTTATTGTGCTTCAAAATCATTTGTTTTATATCTTTCAGAAGCAATGGGCGAAGAATTGAAAGGTACAGGAGTAAGTATTACAACTCTTTGCCCAGGAGCTACAAAAACAAATTTTGCAAAGCGGGCAAAGATTGAAGACATAAAAATCTTTAGAGGAAAGTTATTGGAGCCAAGTAAGGTGGCTGAAATAGGTTATAAAGCTTTAATGAAAGGTAAATCCCTGGTTATTACAGGTCTTTCCAATAAACTCCTTGCTCAATCTGTCAGATTTATTCCAAGAAGTATGGTCATAAAAATTGGAATGAATATGATGAAGAAATAG
- a CDS encoding AraC family transcriptional regulator codes for MQFIRSISATKISSFLNNLYGYEISIEEVIKHAGVNPLILSSPDNRLSGFEAQKIIEATIILTSDDNLGLHQGEHLSKGFSNILGYVLMNCSTLKECWTKYCRYEKIIDSTSISDFKIIDNYAVLSNITLDKSLENNRQFSEFKISGLLSYIKLLSNENLQLHEVHFTHSKPSNTSEYERIFQCKISFEKSANALIFDSELLNISVIEPNEKLLLLFEKNAEEVLELFNDNTYANMVTEILLEEIKKCNLPSIKNVAKKLLLSVRSLQLYLHKEDTSYIKLVKKTRKNIAEKYLNDRNISIDEITYVLGFSETSAFHRAFKNWTGVTPTQFRKLN; via the coding sequence ATGCAATTTATTAGGTCAATTTCAGCAACAAAAATTTCATCCTTTTTAAATAATCTTTATGGTTATGAGATTAGCATAGAAGAAGTTATCAAGCATGCTGGTGTAAATCCTTTAATTTTATCATCACCAGATAATAGATTGTCAGGATTTGAAGCACAAAAAATCATAGAAGCTACTATAATATTAACTAGCGATGATAATCTAGGCCTTCATCAAGGAGAACATTTATCAAAGGGATTTTCTAATATTTTAGGATATGTGCTCATGAATTGTTCTACCCTAAAGGAGTGTTGGACAAAATATTGTAGATATGAAAAAATTATTGATAGTACAAGTATCTCTGATTTTAAAATTATAGATAATTACGCTGTATTAAGTAATATAACTTTAGATAAATCATTAGAAAATAACAGACAATTTTCAGAATTTAAAATTTCTGGACTGCTTTCATATATTAAATTATTGTCCAATGAAAATCTTCAATTACATGAAGTTCATTTTACTCATTCTAAACCAAGTAACACTTCTGAATATGAAAGAATATTTCAATGTAAAATATCTTTTGAAAAATCAGCAAATGCTTTAATATTTGACAGTGAGCTATTAAATATTTCTGTAATTGAACCAAATGAAAAATTATTACTTTTGTTTGAGAAAAATGCTGAAGAAGTTCTTGAATTATTTAATGATAATACATATGCCAATATGGTTACTGAAATACTGTTAGAAGAAATTAAAAAATGTAATTTACCTTCAATTAAAAATGTTGCAAAAAAACTATTACTAAGTGTACGAAGCTTGCAACTATATTTACACAAAGAAGATACATCTTATATTAAGTTAGTCAAAAAAACACGTAAGAATATCGCTGAAAAATATCTTAATGATAGAAATATATCAATAGACGAAATTACATATGTCCTTGGCTTTTCAGAAACCAGTGCTTTTCATAGAGCCTTCAAGAATTGGACAGGTGTAACTCCTACTCAATTCAGGAAACTGAACTAA
- a CDS encoding methyl-accepting chemotaxis protein produces MKVFINLSVKKKLISVFFVICIFIITIGTEGILSSAKINSNADNMYKNNLISIKCLGEIKGNINDMRATYNRLVFERDKTKLDDYLKVITDLDKKNDQIMNEYESLITDSDEEQTYNNLKNDLAKYIEVRSKSIDLAKTNNYDEAVKISNGDLTTIKNSLLGNIQKSIDANIKVAEQVNQNNTTQFNSVRNLTIIYTAVAFIIILFMSYILIRNIMVPLRKIKELAERLSIYDFSTEILITRKDEFGQTGMALNMAQENVSTLVKAIMENSQDLSAASEELSATVEEISSKAITIDQAVNTIASAMQESSATTEEISASIEEVDSNVNILSSKAMEGSNNASQSKERSIKVKNNSQKAINETRVMYVEKQEKMQKAIEDGKVVDSIKVMAETIGSISEQTNLLALNAAIEAARAGEHGKGFAVVAEEVRALAEQSSEAVINIQDTIAKVQLAFNSSISTGRDILGFINKNVNEQFNDYSEVGNTYYNDSNFVSNMSEEIAAMSEEITATVGEVSQAVQNMAESSQKSSEETEMIKDNMYETTKAIEQVALTAQSQAELAQKLTDMVQKFKL; encoded by the coding sequence GTGAAGGTATTTATTAATTTAAGTGTTAAGAAGAAACTTATTTCAGTATTCTTTGTAATTTGTATTTTTATAATTACAATAGGAACAGAAGGGATATTAAGTTCGGCAAAAATAAATAGTAATGCAGATAATATGTATAAAAATAATTTAATATCTATTAAATGTTTAGGTGAAATAAAGGGCAATATTAATGATATGAGAGCTACATATAATAGGTTGGTTTTTGAAAGAGATAAAACAAAATTGGATGACTATTTAAAGGTTATAACTGATTTAGATAAGAAAAATGACCAAATTATGAATGAATACGAAAGCTTAATTACAGACTCAGATGAGGAACAAACATATAATAATTTAAAAAATGACTTAGCAAAATATATAGAGGTAAGAAGTAAATCAATCGATCTTGCTAAAACTAATAACTATGATGAAGCAGTTAAAATTAGTAATGGTGATTTAACTACAATTAAGAATTCTTTACTTGGAAACATACAAAAAAGTATTGATGCAAATATAAAAGTTGCAGAGCAAGTTAATCAAAATAATACAACTCAGTTTAATAGTGTTAGAAACTTAACAATAATTTATACAGCAGTAGCATTTATTATTATTTTGTTTATGTCATACATATTAATTAGAAATATAATGGTTCCATTAAGAAAAATAAAAGAGCTTGCTGAGAGACTATCAATTTATGATTTTTCAACAGAAATTTTAATAACAAGAAAAGATGAATTTGGGCAAACAGGTATGGCTTTAAACATGGCACAAGAAAATGTGAGCACTTTAGTAAAAGCAATTATGGAAAATTCACAAGACTTAAGTGCAGCATCTGAAGAACTTTCAGCAACCGTTGAAGAAATATCTTCTAAAGCAATTACAATAGATCAAGCAGTAAATACTATTGCATCTGCAATGCAGGAATCAAGTGCTACAACAGAGGAAATAAGTGCATCTATTGAAGAAGTAGATTCCAATGTTAATATACTTTCATCAAAAGCTATGGAAGGTAGTAATAATGCAAGTCAGTCTAAGGAAAGATCTATAAAAGTTAAAAATAATAGCCAAAAAGCTATTAATGAAACTAGAGTAATGTATGTTGAAAAGCAAGAAAAGATGCAAAAAGCTATCGAAGATGGAAAAGTAGTAGATAGTATAAAAGTTATGGCCGAAACAATTGGAAGTATATCAGAACAAACAAATTTACTTGCATTGAATGCAGCAATTGAAGCGGCAAGAGCAGGAGAGCATGGAAAAGGATTTGCGGTAGTAGCTGAAGAAGTGAGAGCACTTGCAGAACAATCATCTGAAGCAGTAATAAATATTCAAGATACTATTGCTAAAGTTCAGTTAGCATTTAATAGTAGTATTAGTACAGGCCGTGATATATTAGGCTTTATAAATAAAAATGTCAACGAACAATTTAATGATTATAGTGAAGTAGGTAATACGTACTATAATGATTCAAACTTTGTAAGTAATATGTCTGAAGAAATTGCTGCTATGTCTGAAGAAATAACAGCTACTGTTGGTGAAGTTAGCCAAGCTGTTCAAAATATGGCAGAATCATCACAAAAATCAAGTGAAGAAACTGAAATGATAAAAGATAATATGTATGAAACTACAAAAGCTATAGAACAAGTGGCCTTAACAGCACAAAGTCAAGCTGAACTTGCTCAAAAGTTAACAGATATGGTTCAAAAATTTAAACTTTAA
- a CDS encoding DUF4097 family beta strand repeat-containing protein codes for MKIKINIKIIVIGVIIIMGIFGLGALFSYKEINEEEHFSMEDINEMQVNMTSEPVHIIRTEASNEVKFHLYGKSMQDIKLTSEINNKKVVVGAKRNFEGPIPEDMFLDIYVPEEYVKNLSIKISSGAVKMDSFDLANFTLNTSSGKLDAKQLNAEKISINSSSGSLNIKKLDAKELEIKGESSVVNIDECIAKDARIETSSGSITLKNSNGNFNIKGKSTKVMVAYKEFKDQNINIETSSGSVILEIPSTAEFLIEATTSSGKFQSDFPINTAGNTDKKKINGQIGMKNNKVLLQTSSGSIKILKK; via the coding sequence GTGAAAATAAAAATTAACATAAAAATAATTGTGATTGGAGTGATAATAATTATGGGCATCTTTGGATTGGGAGCATTATTTTCGTACAAAGAAATTAATGAAGAAGAACACTTTAGCATGGAGGATATTAATGAAATGCAGGTAAATATGACAAGTGAGCCTGTTCATATTATACGAACAGAAGCAAGCAATGAAGTTAAGTTTCATCTCTATGGTAAATCAATGCAAGATATAAAACTTACCTCTGAAATCAACAATAAGAAAGTTGTTGTAGGGGCAAAACGTAACTTTGAAGGACCAATACCTGAAGATATGTTTTTGGATATATATGTTCCCGAGGAATATGTAAAAAACCTTTCGATTAAAATATCCTCAGGTGCTGTAAAGATGGATTCTTTTGATTTAGCAAATTTTACACTTAATACTTCTTCTGGAAAACTGGATGCTAAACAATTAAATGCTGAAAAAATTTCTATAAATTCCTCTTCAGGAAGCCTTAATATAAAAAAATTAGATGCAAAAGAATTAGAGATAAAAGGCGAATCATCAGTAGTTAACATTGATGAGTGTATCGCTAAAGATGCTAGAATAGAGACTTCTTCGGGTAGCATTACCTTGAAAAATAGCAATGGAAATTTTAATATAAAAGGGAAATCGACAAAAGTCATGGTAGCCTACAAGGAGTTTAAAGATCAGAACATAAATATAGAAACATCTTCAGGAAGTGTTATATTAGAAATACCAAGCACTGCTGAATTTTTAATTGAAGCCACAACTTCTAGTGGGAAATTTCAATCTGATTTTCCTATTAATACGGCAGGGAATACTGATAAAAAGAAGATAAATGGACAAATAGGGATGAAAAATAATAAAGTATTGCTTCAAACTTCATCGGGAAGTATCAAGATATTGAAAAAATAA
- a CDS encoding TetR/AcrR family transcriptional regulator — MEDKKADIFNCGKELFSSKGFKDTNVSDITKMAGIAVGTFYKYYSSKEKLFLEIFQNENVMLKQSIMKSVDLNEEPIRLIKKLMSLNISGMNSNPILREWYNRDVFSKIEQEYREDNGVAKFDFVYNIFFELVNQWQAEGKIRKDIDGELIMGFFLSIINIDNHKEEIGLQHFPHIIDYLAEFIMKGLMVE, encoded by the coding sequence ATGGAAGACAAAAAGGCAGATATTTTTAATTGCGGGAAAGAGTTATTCAGTTCCAAAGGATTTAAAGATACAAATGTTTCCGACATTACAAAAATGGCTGGAATAGCGGTGGGCACATTTTATAAATACTATTCCTCGAAAGAGAAGCTTTTCCTAGAAATTTTTCAGAATGAAAACGTGATGCTTAAACAAAGCATTATGAAGTCCGTTGATCTTAACGAAGAACCCATAAGGCTAATCAAGAAATTAATGTCATTAAACATCAGTGGCATGAACTCAAATCCGATCCTGAGAGAATGGTATAACAGAGATGTCTTTAGTAAGATTGAGCAGGAATACCGTGAAGATAACGGAGTCGCTAAATTTGATTTTGTATATAATATTTTTTTTGAACTCGTAAATCAATGGCAAGCTGAAGGAAAAATAAGAAAAGATATCGATGGTGAACTTATAATGGGCTTTTTTCTATCGATTATCAACATTGATAACCATAAGGAAGAGATTGGTTTACAACATTTTCCGCACATTATAGATTACTTAGCAGAGTTTATTATGAAAGGCTTGATGGTAGAATAA